A single genomic interval of Nonomuraea rubra harbors:
- a CDS encoding SDR family NAD(P)-dependent oxidoreductase, with amino-acid sequence MAALSPDAFLLTGRVAVVTGAARGIGLAIAEAFAAFGAHVAVCDRDKPDGELAMTLDVRDHVAVEVFAQAVRERWGRVDVLVNNAGGTFHAGFADTSPRGEQILIEENFTQVTGMVRILLPMMSPGASIINVTSSEAHQAAPGFAVYAAMKAAVASLTKSLALELAPSGIRVNAIAPDAIRTEGEAGVRERMLARPLPYEPVRVPPLGHLGDPCDAAAAALFLAGDLARFVTGTTLHVDGGINAAGGWRRT; translated from the coding sequence ATGGCCGCCCTTTCTCCCGACGCGTTCCTGCTCACCGGCCGCGTGGCCGTCGTCACCGGGGCGGCCAGGGGCATCGGCCTGGCGATCGCCGAGGCGTTCGCGGCGTTCGGCGCCCACGTCGCGGTCTGCGACCGCGACAAGCCGGACGGCGAGCTGGCGATGACGCTCGACGTGCGGGACCACGTGGCGGTGGAGGTGTTCGCGCAGGCCGTACGCGAGCGGTGGGGCCGCGTGGACGTGCTGGTCAACAACGCGGGCGGCACCTTCCACGCCGGGTTCGCCGACACCTCGCCGCGCGGCGAGCAGATCCTCATCGAGGAGAACTTCACGCAGGTCACCGGCATGGTTCGGATTCTGCTGCCGATGATGTCCCCGGGCGCGTCGATCATCAACGTGACGTCGAGCGAGGCGCACCAGGCCGCGCCCGGGTTCGCCGTGTACGCGGCCATGAAGGCGGCCGTGGCGAGCCTGACGAAGTCGCTGGCGCTGGAGCTGGCCCCCAGCGGCATCAGGGTCAACGCCATCGCCCCCGACGCGATCAGGACCGAGGGCGAGGCGGGCGTGCGCGAGCGCATGCTGGCCCGCCCGCTCCCCTACGAGCCGGTACGCGTGCCGCCCCTCGGCCACCTGGGCGACCCCTGCGACGCCGCCGCGGCGGCCCTGTTCCTGGCCGGCGACCTGGCCAGGTTCGTGACGGGCACGACGCTGCACGTGGACGGCGGGATCAATGCCGCGGGCGGCTGGCGCAGGACGTGA
- a CDS encoding GuaB1 family IMP dehydrogenase-related protein, with amino-acid sequence MRFLNDLEPHYDLTYSDVFMVPSRSAVGSRLAVDLSTNDGTGTTIPIVVANMTAVAGKRMAETVARRGGITVIPQDIPLDVVANVVDWVKNRDLVHDTPLTLTSHDTVGEALQLLPKRAHGAIIVVDWENRPVGVVTEADCRDIDLYTQLSHVMSSELLTLPAGLDPRTAFDRLHEGRHRLAPIVDAEGRLVGILTRTGALRATLYEPAVDAEGRLRIAAAVGVNGDVAAKAKELVEAGIDCLVVDTAHGHQEKMVSALRAVTALDPGVPVAAGNVVTADGVRDLVDAGADILKVGVGPGAMCTTRMMTGVGRPQFSAVLECSAEARRLGRHVWADGGVRHPRDVALALAAGASNVMIGSWFAGTYESPGDTHVDANGRAYKENYGMASARAVRLRTAEDSAFERARKALFEEGISTSRMYLDPKRPSVEDQIDAIVAGLRSSCTYAGASNLEEFHAKAVVGIQSSSGYAEGMPLHQSW; translated from the coding sequence GTGAGATTTCTCAACGACCTCGAGCCGCATTACGACCTGACCTATAGCGACGTGTTCATGGTCCCGTCGCGTTCCGCGGTCGGTTCCCGGCTCGCAGTCGATCTTTCGACGAACGACGGCACCGGCACGACCATTCCGATCGTCGTGGCGAACATGACGGCCGTCGCCGGCAAGCGCATGGCCGAGACCGTCGCGCGGCGCGGCGGCATCACCGTGATCCCGCAGGACATCCCCCTCGACGTCGTGGCGAACGTCGTCGACTGGGTCAAGAACCGCGACCTCGTCCACGACACGCCCCTTACCCTGACCTCGCACGACACCGTCGGCGAGGCCCTGCAACTGCTGCCCAAGCGGGCACACGGCGCGATCATCGTCGTCGACTGGGAGAACCGCCCCGTCGGCGTCGTCACCGAGGCCGACTGCCGCGACATCGACCTGTACACGCAGCTCTCCCACGTCATGTCGAGCGAGCTGCTCACGCTCCCCGCCGGGCTCGACCCGCGCACCGCCTTCGACCGGCTGCACGAGGGCCGCCACCGCCTGGCGCCCATCGTGGACGCGGAAGGCCGGCTCGTCGGCATCCTCACCCGCACGGGCGCCCTGCGCGCCACCCTCTACGAGCCGGCCGTGGACGCCGAGGGCAGGCTGCGCATCGCCGCCGCCGTGGGCGTGAACGGCGACGTCGCCGCCAAGGCCAAGGAGCTGGTGGAGGCCGGAATCGACTGCCTGGTCGTCGACACCGCGCACGGCCACCAGGAGAAGATGGTCTCCGCCCTGCGCGCCGTCACGGCCCTCGACCCCGGCGTGCCGGTCGCGGCCGGCAACGTGGTGACCGCCGACGGCGTGCGCGACCTGGTGGACGCCGGTGCCGACATCCTCAAGGTCGGCGTCGGGCCCGGCGCCATGTGCACCACCCGGATGATGACCGGCGTCGGGCGGCCGCAGTTCTCCGCCGTGCTGGAGTGCTCCGCCGAGGCCCGCCGCCTGGGGCGGCACGTGTGGGCCGACGGGGGCGTGCGGCATCCGCGCGACGTGGCGCTGGCCCTGGCCGCCGGGGCGTCGAACGTGATGATCGGGTCGTGGTTCGCGGGCACGTACGAGTCGCCGGGCGACACCCATGTCGATGCGAACGGGCGCGCGTACAAGGAGAACTACGGCATGGCCTCGGCGCGGGCCGTGCGGTTGCGGACGGCCGAGGACTCCGCGTTCGAGCGGGCCAGGAAGGCGTTGTTCGAGGAGGGCATCTCGACGTCCAGGATGTACCTCGATCCGAAGCGGCCCAGTGTGGAGGACCAGATCGACGCCATCGTGGCCGGGCTGCGGTCGTCGTGCACGTACGCCGGGGCGTCGAACCTGGAGGAGTTCCACGCCAAGGCCGTCGTGGGGATCCAGAGCTCGTCGGGGTACGCCGAGGGCATGCCGCTGCATCAGAGCTGGTGA
- a CDS encoding GyrI-like domain-containing protein, which yields MNVTERAELVVVGFAVRTTNADELDPARAKLPALWQRAGAPGAFAHVPGRVDENLYAVLTDYESDHHGAFTQIVGTGVRTVPRLPEGMVAVRVPAAHALRLEVRGPMPQALVESWQAVWKHTESGGTPARAFTTDLEVHHPDGVDLYVAV from the coding sequence GTGAACGTCACCGAACGGGCCGAACTGGTGGTGGTCGGTTTCGCCGTACGCACCACCAATGCCGACGAGCTGGATCCGGCTCGGGCCAAACTGCCCGCGTTGTGGCAGCGGGCCGGTGCGCCAGGGGCTTTCGCGCACGTGCCCGGCCGCGTCGACGAGAACCTGTACGCGGTGCTCACCGATTACGAGAGCGACCATCACGGGGCCTTCACGCAGATCGTCGGCACGGGCGTGCGCACGGTGCCGCGGCTGCCGGAGGGCATGGTGGCCGTACGCGTGCCGGCCGCTCACGCGCTGAGGCTGGAGGTCCGCGGCCCGATGCCGCAGGCCCTGGTCGAGTCGTGGCAGGCGGTGTGGAAGCACACCGAGTCCGGTGGCACGCCGGCGCGTGCCTTCACGACGGATCTGGAGGTGCACCACCCCGACGGGGTGGATCTCTACGTGGCCGTCTGA
- a CDS encoding TetR/AcrR family transcriptional regulator: MPSDTKARIQAVARELFVRQGVQNTSLRQISDRLGITKPALYYHFSSRDDLVRSIVQPLVEDIEGFLRDRAVENDPRELLGDYFELIWRHREVIVMMVRDLSTLGFLDLGTRMFEWRRELVARLLGPELALEQQIRATVALGGMSDCAVEFAQLTLEEVKPTAVEAAAVALGFRQTAT, translated from the coding sequence ATGCCCAGTGACACCAAGGCGCGCATCCAGGCGGTCGCCCGCGAGCTGTTCGTGCGGCAGGGCGTGCAGAACACCAGCCTGCGCCAGATCTCCGACCGGCTGGGCATCACCAAGCCCGCGCTCTACTACCACTTCTCCTCACGCGACGACCTGGTGCGCAGCATCGTGCAGCCGCTGGTCGAGGACATCGAGGGGTTCCTGCGGGACCGGGCCGTGGAGAACGATCCCCGCGAGCTGCTCGGCGACTACTTCGAGCTGATCTGGCGGCACCGCGAGGTGATCGTGATGATGGTGCGCGACCTGTCCACGCTCGGCTTCCTCGACCTGGGCACGCGCATGTTCGAATGGCGGCGGGAGCTGGTCGCCAGGTTGCTGGGGCCGGAGCTCGCGCTGGAGCAGCAGATCCGCGCGACGGTGGCGCTGGGGGGCATGTCGGACTGCGCGGTCGAGTTCGCGCAGCTGACGCTGGAGGAGGTCAAGCCGACGGCCGTCGAGGCGGCGGCCGTCGCGCTCGGGTTCCGTCAGACGGCCACGTAG
- a CDS encoding FAD-dependent monooxygenase gives MRVLISGASVAGPALAYWLTRYGFTVTVVERAPALRKAGGHAVDLFKPAMDIVERMGVLEQVVARKTGTERLTLHTERGARVDLELRRILGAVSDRHVEIMRDDLSEIFYEATRHDAEYVFGDSITSISEEGEVTFERGEPDRFDLVIGADGLHSNVRRLVFGPESRFTHWVGAYLAVISVPNFLGLDNHMEGIAAVGRMAVMYGAAHLDDARAGFFFRTPQPLDYHHRDVTRQKELLREHFAGLGWEVPRLLAELDRTPAFYFDSITQLRLDTWSSGRVTLVGDAGYCPGPAVGGSTSLAVVGAYVLAGELAAHGGDHTRAYPAYEAEIGEYVRRSRTFAMNAAKRIVPGSRSDLWTMTQGVRLVNRLPVALTRAAIKLGSKGVRLHDSIALKSYAAPRETTSHP, from the coding sequence ATGAGGGTTCTCATCTCCGGGGCGAGCGTGGCGGGGCCTGCGCTCGCGTACTGGCTGACCAGGTACGGCTTCACCGTCACCGTCGTCGAACGGGCCCCGGCGCTGCGCAAGGCGGGCGGCCACGCGGTCGACCTGTTCAAGCCCGCCATGGACATCGTCGAGCGGATGGGCGTGCTGGAGCAGGTCGTGGCCAGGAAGACCGGCACCGAGCGGCTCACCCTGCACACCGAGCGCGGCGCCCGCGTGGACCTGGAGCTGCGGCGCATCCTGGGCGCGGTCTCCGACCGGCACGTCGAGATCATGCGCGACGACCTGAGCGAGATCTTCTACGAGGCCACCCGCCACGACGCCGAGTACGTCTTCGGCGACTCCATCACCTCGATCTCCGAGGAGGGCGAGGTCACCTTCGAACGCGGCGAGCCGGACAGGTTCGACCTGGTGATCGGCGCCGACGGCCTGCACTCCAACGTGCGCCGCCTGGTCTTCGGCCCCGAGTCGCGCTTCACCCACTGGGTCGGCGCCTACCTCGCGGTCATCTCGGTGCCCAACTTCCTGGGGCTCGACAACCACATGGAGGGCATCGCGGCGGTGGGCAGGATGGCCGTCATGTACGGCGCGGCGCACCTGGACGACGCGCGGGCCGGGTTCTTCTTCAGGACGCCCCAGCCGCTCGACTACCACCACAGGGACGTCACCCGGCAGAAGGAACTGCTGCGCGAGCACTTCGCCGGCCTCGGCTGGGAGGTGCCCAGGCTGCTGGCGGAGCTGGACCGCACGCCCGCGTTCTACTTCGACTCGATCACCCAGCTCCGCCTCGACACCTGGTCGAGCGGCCGGGTGACCCTCGTCGGCGACGCGGGCTACTGCCCGGGGCCCGCCGTCGGGGGCAGCACGAGCCTGGCGGTCGTGGGGGCGTACGTGCTGGCGGGGGAGCTGGCCGCACACGGCGGCGACCACACGCGGGCCTACCCGGCGTACGAGGCCGAGATCGGCGAGTACGTGCGCCGCAGCCGCACCTTCGCGATGAACGCGGCGAAGCGGATCGTGCCGGGCAGCCGGTCCGACCTGTGGACGATGACCCAGGGCGTGCGGCTGGTCAACCGCCTGCCCGTCGCCCTGACCAGGGCCGCGATCAAGCTCGGCAGCAAGGGGGTGCGCCTGCACGACTCGATCGCGCTCAAGAGCTACGCAGCACCACGGGAAACGACGTCACACCCCTGA
- a CDS encoding cytochrome P450 gives MIDLLDGDLYAGDPSPVYAWLREHAPVYRDEPNGLWGVSRHADISAIERDPRLWTSTAGYRPQLPSEPSMIGLDDPEHAERRRLVYRRFTPRHVHARYAARVREVVVELIDRALERGTVDAVNELAAPLPARMIGWLIGFPDEDWPRLKHWSETTIVAGGGLRYVTHEAAVAAGEYGQAVLELAAERRAHPRDDLLSLWCATPGYDDECLANDALLLLDGGAETTRTVIATTIDALIRHPDQWRLLRADRGLMEGAVEEFIRWTTPVLNMCRAATRDTTLHGQQIREGQQVLLMYGSANRDPEVFGDPDVFDVTRKPGGHIAFGLGTHFCLGAALARLELRIFFEEWLDRVGSAEWADSGGPRILPNAFVRGVTSFPVVLRSS, from the coding sequence ATGATCGACTTACTCGACGGCGACCTCTACGCCGGTGACCCGTCCCCCGTCTACGCCTGGCTCCGCGAGCACGCGCCCGTCTACCGCGACGAGCCCAACGGCCTGTGGGGCGTCTCCCGCCACGCCGACATCTCGGCCATCGAGCGCGACCCCCGGCTGTGGACCAGCACCGCCGGCTACCGCCCCCAGCTCCCCTCGGAGCCGTCCATGATCGGCCTGGACGACCCCGAGCACGCCGAGCGCCGCCGCCTGGTCTACCGCCGTTTCACCCCCCGCCACGTGCACGCCCGCTACGCCGCCCGGGTCCGCGAGGTCGTCGTCGAGCTCATCGACCGCGCGCTGGAGCGGGGCACGGTGGACGCGGTGAACGAGCTGGCCGCGCCGCTGCCCGCCCGCATGATCGGCTGGCTGATCGGCTTCCCCGACGAGGACTGGCCCCGGCTCAAGCACTGGTCGGAGACCACGATCGTGGCCGGCGGCGGCCTGCGCTACGTCACGCACGAGGCCGCCGTGGCCGCCGGCGAGTACGGCCAGGCCGTGCTGGAGCTGGCCGCGGAGCGGCGCGCCCACCCGCGCGACGACCTGCTGTCCCTGTGGTGCGCCACCCCCGGCTACGACGACGAGTGCCTGGCCAACGATGCTCTGCTGCTGCTCGACGGCGGCGCCGAGACCACCAGGACGGTCATCGCCACCACCATCGACGCGCTGATCCGCCACCCGGACCAGTGGCGCCTGCTGCGCGCGGACCGGGGCCTGATGGAGGGGGCGGTGGAGGAGTTCATCCGCTGGACCACGCCCGTCCTGAACATGTGCAGGGCCGCCACCCGCGACACCACGCTGCACGGGCAGCAGATCCGCGAGGGGCAGCAGGTGCTGCTCATGTACGGGTCGGCGAACAGGGATCCCGAGGTGTTCGGCGACCCGGACGTCTTCGACGTGACCAGGAAGCCGGGCGGGCACATCGCGTTCGGCCTGGGCACGCACTTCTGCCTGGGCGCGGCCCTGGCCAGGCTGGAGTTGCGGATCTTCTTCGAGGAGTGGCTTGACCGGGTGGGGTCGGCCGAGTGGGCCGACTCCGGCGGGCCGCGCATCCTGCCCAACGCCTTCGTCAGGGGTGTGACGTCGTTTCCCGTGGTGCTGCGTAGCTCTTGA
- a CDS encoding CaiB/BaiF CoA transferase family protein, whose translation MPEVRRGPLSGVRVLELAGLAPGPFAGMMLADHGADVLRIDRVKAVSDRPRTDVMDRGKHTIGLDLKAPEGVATFKELVRHADVVIEVFRPGVAERLGIGPDDLHAINERLVYGRMTGWGQDGPLAPTAGHDIDYIAVSGVLSMLGREGDKPTPPINILGDFAGGGLMLAYGVLLALFERERTGLGRVIDAAMVDGAAILFSMFYQAVQGGHWGPHGTNLLDTGAPQYDTYETADGKHVAVGSLEPQFWEAMVTLMGPTDLPDRNDRAQWPALKARLAEEFRKRTRAEWEELFDGSDACVSPVLSMAEAPAHPHNAARGSFVQVGGVTHPAPAPRLLGVPAQDLSPATRLADLSGWGLSQEEADKLRSQGVLA comes from the coding sequence ATGCCTGAGGTTCGCCGAGGTCCGCTGTCCGGGGTGCGAGTGCTGGAGCTCGCCGGCCTCGCCCCTGGGCCGTTCGCGGGGATGATGCTAGCCGATCACGGGGCGGACGTCCTGCGGATCGACCGGGTCAAGGCGGTTTCCGACCGCCCGCGCACCGATGTCATGGATCGCGGCAAGCACACGATCGGGCTGGATCTGAAGGCGCCCGAGGGGGTGGCCACGTTCAAGGAGCTCGTCCGGCACGCCGACGTCGTGATCGAGGTGTTCCGGCCGGGGGTGGCCGAACGGCTCGGCATCGGGCCCGACGACCTGCACGCGATCAACGAGCGGCTGGTCTACGGCCGGATGACCGGCTGGGGGCAGGACGGGCCGCTGGCCCCGACCGCCGGGCACGACATCGACTACATCGCCGTGTCGGGCGTGCTGTCGATGCTGGGCCGCGAGGGGGACAAGCCGACCCCGCCGATCAACATCCTGGGCGACTTCGCCGGCGGCGGGCTCATGCTCGCGTACGGCGTGCTGCTGGCCCTGTTCGAGCGGGAGCGCACCGGCCTGGGCCGGGTGATCGACGCGGCCATGGTGGACGGCGCGGCGATCCTGTTCTCGATGTTCTACCAGGCGGTCCAGGGCGGGCACTGGGGGCCGCACGGCACGAACCTGCTCGACACCGGCGCCCCGCAGTACGACACGTACGAGACGGCCGACGGCAAGCACGTGGCCGTGGGCTCGCTGGAGCCGCAGTTCTGGGAGGCCATGGTCACCCTCATGGGCCCGACCGACCTGCCCGACAGGAACGACAGGGCCCAGTGGCCCGCGCTCAAGGCCCGCCTGGCCGAGGAGTTCAGGAAGCGGACGCGGGCCGAGTGGGAGGAGCTCTTCGACGGCTCCGACGCCTGCGTCTCGCCCGTGCTGTCGATGGCCGAGGCGCCCGCCCACCCGCACAACGCCGCCCGCGGCTCCTTCGTCCAGGTCGGCGGCGTCACCCACCCCGCGCCCGCGCCGCGCCTGCTCGGCGTGCCGGCGCAGGACCTCTCCCCCGCCACCCGCCTGGCCGACCTGTCCGGCTGGGGCCTGTCCCAGGAGGAGGCGGACAAGCTACGCAGCCAAGGGGTACTCGCATGA
- a CDS encoding serine/threonine-protein kinase, with protein sequence MVSDSNRLIAGRYQLLRELGRGGMGVVWEGHDTLLNRQVAIKEVLLPETMSPGDQERQLLRTAREARTAAKLNHPSVVAVYDVIEEDGRPWIVMELVSHPTVEQVVLTTGALPVREAADVGRQVLSALRTAHAAGILHRDVKPSNILLSEDGRAVLMDFGIATVEGDVSLTRTGMVTGSPSFLAPERVRAENAGPESDLWSLGATLYACMVGRSPFERGDAMATLNALLTEEPDYRRIPPIMHPVLKGLLQKEPQDRLDAEEADRLLAAIIAARPPAQDLDVPEKKKQRQGPGRALLAAAATVVLVLAGGAVVYFRTASPAEGTPRATTQPAAATQAISPTAAPTPSATPSATPSPSATRAAPAVRAWQSRDGWSIMRPTGWRGALGEAYTEWTRRDGNAHLGVEAVYASLDPHQIIRDGQEALRQNAQNVVNRGRRTVTHQGVKAVQWEFSWTAGEAGDAPWVRPGTRYHEVRRALAIGDTAYVLSWTVTEEQWQRNRPLMRQVINSFTVGG encoded by the coding sequence ATGGTTTCGGATAGCAACCGGCTCATCGCAGGGCGCTACCAGTTGCTGCGCGAACTGGGCCGCGGGGGGATGGGCGTGGTCTGGGAAGGCCACGACACTTTGCTGAACCGGCAGGTGGCCATCAAGGAAGTGCTCCTGCCGGAGACGATGTCGCCCGGCGACCAGGAGCGGCAGCTGCTGAGGACCGCCCGCGAGGCCCGTACCGCGGCCAAGCTCAACCATCCCTCGGTCGTCGCCGTGTACGACGTGATCGAGGAGGACGGGCGGCCGTGGATCGTGATGGAGCTGGTCAGCCATCCGACGGTCGAGCAGGTCGTGCTCACCACGGGCGCGCTCCCGGTGCGGGAGGCGGCCGACGTGGGCAGGCAGGTGCTGTCGGCGCTGCGGACCGCCCACGCGGCGGGCATCCTGCACCGTGACGTCAAGCCGAGCAACATCCTGCTGTCCGAGGACGGCCGGGCCGTGCTCATGGACTTCGGCATCGCCACGGTCGAGGGCGATGTCTCGCTGACCAGGACCGGCATGGTGACCGGCTCGCCGAGCTTCCTGGCGCCTGAACGGGTACGCGCCGAGAACGCCGGCCCCGAGTCCGACCTGTGGTCGCTGGGCGCCACCCTGTACGCGTGCATGGTCGGCCGCTCGCCGTTCGAGCGCGGCGACGCCATGGCCACGCTCAACGCGCTGCTCACCGAGGAGCCGGACTACCGCAGGATCCCGCCGATCATGCACCCGGTCCTGAAGGGGCTGCTCCAGAAGGAGCCCCAGGACCGCCTGGACGCCGAGGAGGCCGACCGGCTGCTCGCGGCCATCATCGCCGCCAGGCCCCCGGCCCAGGACCTCGACGTCCCGGAGAAGAAGAAGCAGCGGCAGGGCCCCGGCCGGGCGCTGCTCGCGGCGGCCGCGACGGTGGTGCTGGTGCTCGCGGGCGGCGCGGTCGTCTACTTCAGGACCGCCTCGCCCGCCGAGGGCACGCCGCGGGCCACCACCCAGCCGGCCGCCGCGACCCAGGCGATCTCGCCCACCGCGGCGCCGACGCCGAGCGCGACGCCCTCGGCCACCCCGTCGCCCAGCGCGACCAGGGCGGCGCCCGCGGTGCGGGCGTGGCAGTCGCGGGACGGCTGGTCGATCATGCGGCCCACCGGCTGGCGCGGCGCGCTCGGCGAGGCGTACACCGAGTGGACCCGCAGGGACGGCAACGCCCACCTCGGCGTCGAGGCCGTGTACGCCAGCCTCGACCCGCACCAGATCATCCGCGACGGCCAGGAGGCGCTGCGGCAGAACGCGCAGAACGTGGTCAACCGCGGCCGCAGGACGGTCACGCACCAAGGCGTCAAGGCCGTGCAGTGGGAGTTCTCCTGGACGGCGGGCGAGGCGGGCGACGCCCCCTGGGTACGCCCCGGCACCCGCTACCACGAGGTCCGCCGGGCCCTGGCGATCGGCGACACCGCGTACGTGCTGTCGTGGACCGTCACCGAGGAGCAGTGGCAGCGCAACAGGCCACTGATGCGGCAGGTGATCAACAGCTTTACTGTGGGGGGATGA
- a CDS encoding NAD(P)-dependent oxidoreductase: MSPWNLLALPPLPEQAMRHLLAPLGDRVTLRLPASRDRDALLAALPGAEIVLGDWTGTLVMDAEAVAAAPGLAFVQQPSVGVDGHDLAALAAAGVPLANTPGVSAGAVSEWCLAATLALSRKLAAADAAVRAGEWPQQGLLPHELHGRRAGVIGYGPIGAMCARLFRALGCEVTYWTRTPREDPGYQDLDALVSGSDVVIVVIALSDETRGLVDPRRMKQGALLVNAARGGVVDQGALVEALRDGHLGGAALDVFDVEPLPAGDPLRDLPNVLLSPHVAGVTPESTGRLVTAVLGNLAAAVEGRAVEGVVNGVSPVISRRFTRSPIA; this comes from the coding sequence ATGAGCCCCTGGAACCTGCTCGCCCTCCCGCCGCTCCCCGAGCAGGCCATGCGCCACCTGCTCGCCCCGCTCGGCGACCGGGTGACGCTGCGCCTGCCGGCGTCCCGCGACAGGGACGCGCTGCTGGCGGCGCTGCCCGGCGCGGAGATCGTGCTCGGTGACTGGACGGGCACGCTCGTCATGGACGCGGAGGCGGTCGCGGCGGCGCCCGGGCTGGCGTTCGTGCAGCAGCCGTCGGTGGGTGTGGACGGCCACGACCTGGCGGCCCTGGCCGCGGCCGGGGTGCCGCTGGCCAACACGCCCGGCGTCAGCGCCGGCGCGGTCTCGGAGTGGTGCCTGGCCGCCACGCTGGCGCTGTCACGCAAGCTGGCCGCGGCCGACGCGGCCGTACGCGCCGGCGAGTGGCCCCAGCAGGGCCTGCTGCCGCACGAGCTGCACGGCCGCCGCGCCGGCGTGATCGGCTACGGCCCGATCGGCGCCATGTGCGCGCGGCTGTTCCGCGCGCTCGGCTGCGAGGTGACCTACTGGACCCGCACACCCCGCGAGGACCCCGGCTACCAGGACCTCGACGCGCTCGTGTCCGGCAGCGACGTGGTGATCGTGGTGATCGCGCTGTCGGACGAGACCCGCGGCCTGGTCGACCCCCGCCGCATGAAGCAGGGCGCCCTGCTCGTCAACGCGGCCAGAGGAGGCGTGGTCGACCAGGGGGCGCTCGTCGAGGCGCTGCGCGACGGCCACCTCGGCGGGGCCGCGCTGGACGTCTTCGACGTCGAGCCGCTCCCGGCCGGCGACCCGCTGCGCGACCTGCCGAACGTCCTGCTCTCCCCGCACGTCGCGGGCGTCACGCCGGAGTCCACCGGACGCCTGGTCACCGCCGTCCTCGGCAACCTCGCCGCCGCCGTCGAGGGGCGCGCGGTGGAAGGCGTGGTGAACGGCGTATCGCCCGTGATCTCCAGGAGGTTTACCCGATCGCCTATCGCATAG
- a CDS encoding FAD-binding oxidoreductase → MSTHRRAVEQIRQSYAEIPGDAAPRLAKATSNLFRFRDGGRTAKLSARDLDEVISVDPETMTAEVQGMTTYEHLVDATLPYGLMPYVVPQLKTITLGGAVTGLGIESTSFRDGLPHESVEELEILTGDGRVVVARDDNEHRDLFRAFPNSYGTLGYALRIRIKLRKVQPYVHLTHVKFTDAGKCMLAMQEICDSMVYDGERVDFVDGVFFEPGEMYLTLGRFAERAPYISDYTGMRIYYQSIRQRSRDWLTVRDYLWRWDTDWFWCSRAFGVQQPVVRSLMPRRWMRSDVYRRLVALDRRHGLTARVDRWRGQPVSESVIQDVETPVERGAEFLEFFHDKVGMTPVWMCPLRASSRWPVYPLEPGKLYVNFGFWGMVPLPRGQFDGYYNRLIERAVHDLDGHKSLYSTSFYAREQFWQLYNGDAYWPVKREYDPNGRLLDLYEKCVRGR, encoded by the coding sequence ATGTCGACACACCGGCGGGCAGTAGAGCAGATCAGGCAGTCGTACGCCGAGATTCCCGGCGACGCCGCGCCCCGGCTGGCCAAGGCCACGTCCAACCTGTTCAGGTTCCGCGACGGCGGCAGGACGGCCAAGCTCTCGGCCCGGGATCTCGACGAGGTCATCAGCGTCGATCCCGAGACCATGACCGCCGAGGTCCAGGGCATGACGACGTACGAGCACCTGGTCGACGCCACGCTGCCGTACGGGCTCATGCCGTACGTGGTGCCGCAGCTCAAGACGATCACGCTGGGCGGTGCGGTGACGGGGCTCGGCATCGAGTCCACCAGCTTCAGGGACGGGCTGCCGCACGAGTCGGTGGAGGAGCTGGAGATCCTCACCGGCGACGGGCGCGTCGTCGTGGCCCGCGACGACAACGAGCACCGCGACCTGTTCCGCGCCTTCCCCAACTCCTACGGCACGCTCGGCTACGCGTTGCGCATCAGGATCAAGCTGCGCAAGGTCCAGCCGTACGTGCACCTGACGCACGTCAAGTTCACCGACGCGGGCAAGTGCATGCTGGCCATGCAGGAGATCTGCGACAGCATGGTGTACGACGGCGAGCGCGTCGACTTCGTGGACGGCGTGTTCTTCGAGCCCGGGGAGATGTACCTGACGCTGGGCCGCTTCGCCGAGCGCGCGCCCTACATCTCCGACTACACCGGGATGCGGATCTACTACCAGTCGATCAGGCAGCGCAGCCGCGACTGGCTGACGGTCCGCGACTACCTGTGGCGCTGGGACACCGACTGGTTCTGGTGCTCGCGGGCTTTCGGCGTGCAGCAGCCGGTCGTCCGCTCGCTCATGCCGCGCCGCTGGATGCGCTCCGACGTCTACCGGCGCCTGGTGGCGCTCGACCGCAGGCACGGCCTGACGGCCCGCGTCGACAGGTGGCGCGGGCAGCCCGTGAGCGAGTCGGTCATCCAGGACGTCGAGACGCCGGTCGAGCGCGGCGCGGAGTTCCTGGAGTTCTTCCACGACAAGGTGGGCATGACCCCGGTGTGGATGTGCCCGTTGCGGGCGAGCTCCCGCTGGCCGGTCTACCCGCTAGAGCCGGGCAAGCTCTACGTCAACTTCGGTTTCTGGGGAATGGTGCCACTGCCGCGGGGGCAGTTCGACGGTTACTACAACCGGCTCATCGAGCGTGCGGTGCACGACCTCGACGGGCACAAGTCGCTTTACTCGACCTCGTTCTACGCCCGTGAGCAGTTCTGGCAGCTGTACAACGGCGATGCCTATTGGCCGGTCAAGCGGGAATACGACCCGAATGGGCGCCTGCTGGACCTGTACGAAAAGTGTGTACGGGGAAGGTGA